The Limosilactobacillus panis DNA segment ACTGCTTACAGGAACTTATCGAACTTAAATCCCTTTTATGAAATGCTCCCCGGAACTTGGCGCCTAGTTGGCATTTTGCTAGCCACACTCGCTGCAATTATTGCCTCTCAAGCGTTGATTACGGGTTCTTACACTTTAGTCGATGAAGCAATTGGCTTAAAATTTTTACCTAGACTGGTTATTAGACATCCAAGTAATATAAAAAATCAAATTTATATTGCAACTGTTAACTGGATGCTATGTATAATAACAATTAGTGTAGTCTGGTTCTTTGGTAGTTCACAAAAAATGGAGGCCGCGTATGGTTTAGCGATCACTATTACCATGCTAATGACTACTGTGCTTTTGCATGAATTCTTAAAGAAACACCTGGCTAAGGGAACAGCACTTATAATTGCCTTGTTTTTTGGTTTTATTGAGTTAATCTTTCTAATTTCAAGTTTGGTTAAGTTTATTCATGGCGGTTATGTTACGTTAACAATTATGTTGGGCATTCTTTATATTATGTGTCTTTGGTACTTTGGAAATAAACGAAGAGACCATTATGAGAAAGAAAGCGAGTATGTTTCACTTCTTGACTATCGTGATCAACTCTCTAAATTAAGCGCAGACAATACAGTACCTTTGTTCACGACTAACTTAGTGTATATGACTAAAATTAAGGGTGATTACCAAATTAAACGTAGTACCATGTATTCTATTCTCGACAGACAACCTAAAAGAGCTAAAGTTTATTGGTTTGTTACAGTCAATGAAACCAATACACCTTATGAAAGCTATTATACAGTTGATTTACTTGAGACGCATAATGTTGTTAACGTTCAATTTTACTTAGGGTTTAGGAAATCTCAATCCGTTAGTGTCTATTTACATCAAGTTGTAAATCATCTAGTGGAACAAGGTATTTTAGAACCACAAATACCCAAGTATTCAACAGAGCGACAACGGAAAGTCGGCGACTTTAAGTTTGTTATTATAAAGGAACAACCAGCAGATTTAATTGTCAATGATAAGTTAAGCTCGTTAGATAGAAGATTGATTCGCGGGCGCATCTATTTGCAGAATATTACGGCCTCACCTAT contains these protein-coding regions:
- a CDS encoding KUP/HAK/KT family potassium transporter, yielding MNKQLKRVSFAGALVTLGIVYGDIGTSPLYVMNALIGDAGKMGNISPNYVIGSISLIFWTLMIITTLKYVVIAMQADNKREGGIFALYALVRKNSKWLIWPALIGGAAILADGTLTPAVTVTSAIEGLKKQHLGPVVFSNSQHNILIITTVVLLVLFMIQHFGTGVIGKSFGPVMILWFGFLAVFGIVNLINYPMILKAISPYYAIRVLFSPVNKVGIFILGSIFLATTGAEALYSDMGHVGKQNIYVTWPLVYSTLFLNYLGQGAWIIRHAGDTAYRNLSNLNPFYEMLPGTWRLVGILLATLAAIIASQALITGSYTLVDEAIGLKFLPRLVIRHPSNIKNQIYIATVNWMLCIITISVVWFFGSSQKMEAAYGLAITITMLMTTVLLHEFLKKHLAKGTALIIALFFGFIELIFLISSLVKFIHGGYVTLTIMLGILYIMCLWYFGNKRRDHYEKESEYVSLLDYRDQLSKLSADNTVPLFTTNLVYMTKIKGDYQIKRSTMYSILDRQPKRAKVYWFVTVNETNTPYESYYTVDLLETHNVVNVQFYLGFRKSQSVSVYLHQVVNHLVEQGILEPQIPKYSTERQRKVGDFKFVIIKEQPADLIVNDKLSSLDRRLIRGRIYLQNITASPISWYGLEFSNVIEESSPLFITQDRDQYLIQKKIYHRGRLSKTEK